GCTTGCCATAGAGCCGCGGCGGCAATTCGCCGATGCCGCTCCCGTCGTCCTCCTCGCCCGGCGCGTCCTTGGCCCCGAGATAGCGCCACCCCTGGTGCGCGCGCTTCGGGCTAGCCGCGCAAGGCTCCAATCGGTCCGACAGCACGATGTCCCAGCGCCCGTCCGGACGCTCTTCGAAGGCCAGCACCTTGGAGCGCGCCACGATACGATGCTTGACGATCCAGTGCAGCCGCCCGCCGTTCAACACCTCGGCATGTCGCACCGGGCGGCGCTTGGTGACGATGCGCACTTTGCCCCCGCTCGCGCGCCGCGCGATCCGCTTTTCCAGCGTCGGCAGGCTGGCGCAGCCATAGGCCACCTTGGTCATATGCACGCAGGACATGGGCTTGAAAATGGCGGCCTAGGCCCCTCTTTTCAATACCTTATAAAAGCACCGCGCTGGCCAGCCCGAGGAAGGCGAGGAAGCCCATCGTGTCGGTCACGGTGGTGACGAAGACGCTACTCGCCACCGCCGGGTCGGCCCCCGCATTCTCCAGCGCCACCGGCACGAGAACCCCGGCCAGCCCGGCAACGAGGATGTTGAACAGGATCGCCGCCGCGATCACCGCGCCTATCATCGGGTCGAGGAACAGCGCCA
The nucleotide sequence above comes from Sphingomicrobium arenosum. Encoded proteins:
- a CDS encoding DUF1489 family protein; this translates as MTKVAYGCASLPTLEKRIARRASGGKVRIVTKRRPVRHAEVLNGGRLHWIVKHRIVARSKVLAFEERPDGRWDIVLSDRLEPCAASPKRAHQGWRYLGAKDAPGEEDDGSGIGELPPRLYGKLAALALV